From Verrucomicrobiota bacterium, a single genomic window includes:
- a CDS encoding DUF1592 domain-containing protein has protein sequence MTSLVDDFMRLHGLLFFSFAAGVFFLASLTLPAASRPGLRSLEREFSKQIHPVLKQYCLGCHSAEKHKGDLNLERFTSLDEVLRHPSAWQRVVEQLSLGEMPPKEKPQPTAPERDRLLGWVNSALDQAARARAGDPGPVVLRRLSNAEYKYTIRDLTGVASLDPAREFPVDSASGEGFMNVGNSLVMSPALVTKYLDAAKDIASHAVLLPDGLRFSPHTSQRDWTEEKLAAIRAFYGQFADNGGGTAVNLQGIKFDTKDGGVLPLEKYLTATLSERDALKSGKKTIAGVAREHRLNAKYLGTLWTTLNGANPSLVLDLVRAQWRTAKPGDAAAIAANIVQWQKALWRFTTVGHIGKRDGPKAWQLPVTPLANERELRLKLPAPTNGNDITLYLATSDAGDGNENDFAVWENPRLVAPGRPDLSLRDVRAAISALTTHRERVFSSAAKCLEAAAEAGAAPEKTAVEQLAQKHGVEVAVLAAWLDYLGIGSGQARIESHMTQKMESLQSYDFIKGWAGADALSVIANSSDQHVRVPGNMKPHGVAVHPSPKLRVVVGWRSPVAATLRVEGTVQHAHPECGNGIEWFLELRRGNSRQRLAAGKSQGAKEVKFGPFENLAVQPGDVMSLAIGPRDGNHSCDLTAVEFNLSDGQHEWNLSREVSPNILAGNPHADSFGNAGVWHFYNEPDNGGGPESVLPAGSLLAKWQSSGSAEEKHRLAEEVQRLLLNGAAGLAKDAPDAALYRQLTSLNGPLLSSILRSSGRESAQTSSKENQSRLTSAATEWGLDPALFGKHPNGAALSPSSLCVQAPSVVEVRLPADFVEGCEFLATGTLHRETGAEGSVQMQVLTTKPSATPGLAAGGVKEQGGKSTWSDGERPAVSDSPVLVTDGSATRKRIEAALDEFRQVFPAALCYTKIVPVDEVVTLTLFYREDEHLRRLMLDDAQAAELDRLWAELHYVSHDALKLVDAFEQLWQYATQDADPSAFEPLRQPIKQRAEEFKKLLVDTQPQHLDAVLKFADGAYRRPFSDAEKDELRGLYRKLRAEEIPHGQAIRLTLARVLVSPAFLYRAEKPGPGNKPGPVNDWELATRLSYFLWSSAPDAELRAVAASGKLRDPKVLAAQMRRMLGDPRVRRLATEFACAWLHIYDFDELSEKSERHFPTFTALRGAMYEETIRFFTDFFQHDGSVLNILDADYTFLNEDLAKHYGISWSSSFSLPEQSEFSPANLKVEFQPDGWRRVDGVKKFGRGGILAQATTLAKQSGASRTSPILRGNWLCEVLLGEKLPRPPKDVPRLPEDEATETLTVRQLTEKHTSDPMCYGCHRRIDAYGYSLEGFDAIGRRRERDLGDRLIDTHAKTMDGAEFDGLDGLRHYLLTKRRDAFVKQFCRKLLGYSLGRGVQLSDGPLISEMSARLKSNDYRVTAAIETIVRSKQFREIRGKEMALEE, from the coding sequence GTGACATCATTGGTTGACGATTTTATGCGGTTGCACGGACTTTTGTTTTTTTCATTTGCCGCCGGAGTGTTCTTCCTGGCGAGCCTTACTCTGCCTGCCGCGAGCAGGCCGGGCCTGCGGTCGCTTGAAAGGGAATTCTCGAAACAAATTCACCCTGTTCTCAAACAGTATTGCCTCGGTTGCCACTCAGCCGAGAAACATAAGGGCGACCTTAACCTGGAGCGGTTCACTTCGCTCGATGAAGTGCTCCGGCACCCGAGCGCCTGGCAGCGCGTGGTCGAACAGCTTTCACTCGGCGAGATGCCGCCCAAGGAAAAGCCCCAACCTACCGCGCCCGAGCGCGACCGCTTGCTCGGCTGGGTCAACAGCGCGCTCGACCAAGCCGCCAGGGCCCGCGCGGGCGACCCCGGTCCCGTCGTCCTTCGCCGACTCTCCAATGCTGAATACAAATACACTATCCGCGATCTGACCGGCGTTGCGTCCCTTGATCCGGCGCGGGAGTTCCCGGTGGATTCGGCTTCGGGCGAGGGTTTCATGAACGTCGGCAACTCGCTCGTCATGTCGCCGGCGCTCGTCACGAAGTATCTCGACGCAGCCAAGGACATTGCCAGCCACGCGGTGTTGTTGCCCGATGGCCTGCGGTTCTCCCCCCACACATCACAGCGCGATTGGACGGAAGAAAAACTTGCTGCGATTCGCGCGTTCTACGGTCAGTTCGCCGATAACGGCGGGGGAACGGCGGTGAATTTGCAGGGGATCAAGTTCGACACCAAGGACGGCGGCGTCTTGCCATTGGAAAAGTATCTTACAGCGACGCTTTCGGAGCGCGACGCGCTCAAGTCCGGGAAAAAAACCATTGCCGGAGTGGCGCGCGAACACAGGCTGAATGCAAAGTATCTTGGCACGCTGTGGACGACGCTGAACGGTGCGAACCCTTCGCTCGTGCTTGATCTGGTTCGAGCGCAGTGGCGGACCGCAAAACCCGGTGATGCCGCGGCGATCGCCGCCAACATCGTGCAATGGCAGAAGGCATTGTGGCGTTTCACCACGGTCGGGCACATCGGCAAACGCGATGGCCCGAAGGCGTGGCAGTTGCCGGTGACGCCGCTGGCGAACGAACGTGAACTGCGACTCAAGCTGCCAGCGCCCACGAACGGAAACGACATCACACTTTATCTTGCAACCTCGGATGCCGGTGACGGGAACGAAAATGACTTCGCCGTCTGGGAGAATCCGCGCCTGGTCGCTCCGGGGCGGCCGGACCTTTCGTTGCGGGATGTTCGGGCGGCCATCAGCGCCCTCACGACCCATCGCGAACGCGTTTTCTCCAGTGCGGCGAAATGCCTGGAAGCAGCGGCCGAGGCGGGCGCAGCACCCGAAAAAACCGCAGTGGAGCAACTTGCGCAGAAGCACGGCGTCGAGGTGGCAGTGCTCGCGGCATGGTTGGATTACCTGGGCATCGGTTCGGGGCAGGCGCGGATTGAATCGCACATGACTCAAAAAATGGAAAGCCTGCAAAGTTATGATTTTATCAAGGGCTGGGCGGGCGCCGATGCGTTGAGCGTCATCGCCAACTCTTCCGACCAGCATGTGCGCGTGCCGGGAAACATGAAACCGCACGGCGTGGCGGTCCATCCGTCGCCCAAGTTGCGCGTCGTCGTTGGCTGGCGCAGTCCCGTGGCGGCCACGCTGCGGGTCGAGGGCACCGTGCAGCACGCGCATCCCGAGTGTGGCAACGGCATCGAGTGGTTTCTGGAATTGCGCCGCGGCAATTCGCGGCAGCGGCTTGCCGCCGGCAAGTCCCAAGGCGCAAAGGAGGTGAAATTTGGTCCCTTCGAGAATCTCGCGGTGCAACCGGGCGATGTGATGTCCTTGGCCATCGGGCCACGTGATGGCAATCATTCGTGCGACCTCACCGCGGTCGAATTCAATCTGAGCGACGGCCAGCACGAATGGAATCTCTCGCGCGAAGTTTCTCCAAACATTCTGGCGGGCAATCCTCATGCCGACAGTTTCGGCAACGCTGGCGTCTGGCATTTTTATAACGAGCCTGATAACGGCGGCGGGCCTGAGTCCGTTCTGCCCGCGGGTTCTCTGCTCGCGAAGTGGCAATCCAGCGGGAGCGCCGAGGAAAAGCATCGACTCGCTGAGGAAGTCCAGCGTCTGTTGCTCAACGGCGCGGCGGGACTCGCGAAGGATGCGCCTGATGCCGCGCTTTACCGGCAGCTTACTTCGTTGAACGGGCCGTTACTTTCTTCCATCCTCCGTAGCAGCGGACGTGAGTCCGCTCAAACTTCCTCCAAAGAAAATCAGAGCCGACTCACGTCGGCTGCCACGGAATGGGGTCTCGACCCCGCGCTCTTCGGCAAGCATCCCAACGGCGCCGCGCTAAGCCCCTCCAGCCTTTGTGTGCAGGCACCGTCGGTTGTCGAAGTGCGACTGCCCGCCGACTTTGTAGAAGGTTGCGAATTCCTGGCCACGGGCACGCTGCACCGCGAAACCGGCGCGGAGGGAAGCGTGCAGATGCAGGTGCTTACGACAAAACCCTCCGCCACTCCGGGCCTGGCAGCGGGGGGAGTCAAAGAGCAAGGCGGCAAAAGCACCTGGTCCGATGGTGAACGTCCTGCGGTCTCTGACTCACCCGTTCTCGTGACGGACGGCAGCGCGACGCGGAAACGCATCGAAGCCGCACTCGACGAGTTTCGCCAGGTGTTTCCCGCGGCGCTCTGCTACACGAAGATCGTGCCCGTCGATGAGGTCGTGACCCTCACCCTGTTCTACCGGGAGGATGAACATCTCCGCCGGTTGATGCTCGACGATGCGCAAGCCGCCGAACTGGACCGGCTCTGGGCGGAGTTGCACTACGTCAGCCACGACGCGCTGAAGCTCGTCGATGCCTTCGAGCAACTCTGGCAATACGCCACGCAGGATGCCGACCCAAGCGCCTTCGAGCCGTTACGCCAGCCCATCAAGCAACGGGCGGAAGAATTCAAGAAACTGCTCGTGGACACGCAGCCGCAGCATCTCGACGCAGTGTTGAAGTTTGCCGATGGCGCCTATCGCCGTCCGTTCAGCGACGCCGAGAAGGACGAGTTGCGCGGGTTGTATCGCAAGCTGCGCGCCGAGGAGATTCCCCACGGCCAGGCCATCCGACTGACTCTCGCTCGCGTGTTGGTATCACCGGCGTTTCTCTATCGGGCCGAGAAACCGGGGCCGGGCAACAAGCCGGGGCCGGTGAATGATTGGGAACTCGCGACGCGCCTGAGTTACTTCCTCTGGTCGTCTGCTCCGGACGCCGAACTGCGGGCTGTTGCTGCCAGTGGCAAGCTGCGCGATCCCAAAGTGCTCGCCGCGCAAATGCGCCGGATGCTCGGAGACCCGCGCGTGCGCCGCCTCGCCACCGAGTTCGCCTGCGCCTGGCTGCACATTTATGACTTTGACGAATTGAGCGAGAAGAGCGAGCGGCATTTCCCGACCTTCACCGCTCTGCGTGGCGCGATGTATGAGGAAACGATCCGCTTCTTCACCGATTTCTTCCAACATGACGGTTCCGTGCTCAACATCCTCGATGCCGACTACACGTTTCTGAACGAAGACCTGGCGAAGCATTACGGCATCAGTTGGAGTTCAAGCTTTAGCTTGCCGGAACAATCTGAATTCTCGCCTGCCAACCTGAAGGTTGAATTCCAACCGGACGGCTGGCGTCGCGTGGATGGCGTGAAAAAGTTCGGACGCGGCGGCATCCTTGCCCAAGCCACGACGCTCGCGAAACAATCCGGGGCTTCGCGCACCAGTCCGATCCTGCGCGGCAACTGGCTGTGCGAAGTATTGCTGGGCGAAAAACTGCCGCGCCCGCCAAAGGACGTGCCACGTTTGCCCGAAGATGAGGCCACCGAGACACTCACCGTGCGGCAACTGACCGAGAAACACACCAGCGACCCGATGTGCTACGGTTGCCACCGGCGCATCGACGCTTACGGATATTCGTTGGAAGGCTTCGACGCCATCGGCCGCCGCCGCGAGCGCGACCTTGGTGACCGTTTAATCGACACGCACGCGAAAACGATGGACGGCGCCGAGTT
- a CDS encoding Crp/Fnr family transcriptional regulator produces the protein MTVSKSLGKGAYLFYEGGPVHGIYIVQSGAIKLSRTSSGGKEQVLHIFRAGESFGEDGLVSEAGNLADARAVQPSFVWMIQKAGFLALVRRKPALVLPLLRALHEHQATLMRLLDDLAFKDVNTRLANWLIEHCPDPHSARPCCVEPSMPMNVLAAELGTASETFSRALTRFRKENLVSTDRNKIVLLQPSRLTSYVEQAAPLTRFVFPLAAAAPCREKPENMESEPRFDKERRR, from the coding sequence TTGACGGTCTCGAAAAGTTTGGGAAAAGGAGCTTACTTGTTCTATGAGGGTGGCCCGGTGCACGGCATTTACATCGTGCAGAGCGGGGCAATCAAACTGTCGCGGACGAGTTCCGGTGGAAAGGAACAAGTGCTCCATATTTTCCGGGCTGGAGAGTCCTTTGGCGAGGACGGCCTGGTGTCCGAAGCCGGTAATCTGGCCGACGCCCGGGCGGTGCAGCCTTCGTTTGTGTGGATGATCCAGAAGGCCGGCTTCCTTGCGTTGGTCAGGCGCAAGCCAGCTCTCGTTCTGCCGCTGCTGCGGGCCTTGCATGAACATCAAGCCACGCTCATGAGGCTGCTCGATGATTTGGCGTTCAAAGACGTCAACACCCGGCTGGCCAACTGGCTCATTGAACACTGCCCGGATCCGCATAGCGCACGGCCCTGTTGCGTCGAGCCGTCGATGCCCATGAACGTGCTGGCCGCCGAACTGGGCACGGCGAGCGAAACGTTCTCTCGCGCCTTGACCCGGTTTCGGAAAGAAAACCTGGTCTCCACCGACCGCAATAAGATCGTTTTGCTCCAACCTTCGAGACTGACGTCCTATGTGGAACAGGCCGCGCCGTTAACCAGGTTCGTTTTTCCCTTGGCCGCCGCGGCACCGTGTCGCGAAAAGCCGGAAAATATGGAGAGCGAACCGCGCTTTGATAAAGAGCGACGTCGATAA
- a CDS encoding sugar phosphate isomerase/epimerase, whose translation MIHLGLHTDNWRPLSVGFEAACEKIAATGLKHIEFCAIHGQNFIAALGYDPGVSLQSNPRALRRFLDKRNLRVSQIDGSYPMMGPNGSAYGVQYVTQSIRFAAELGCPMVDTVDGAFETPGLTRKEVFRVTCDNYRQCLAWAEDYKVVINVEPHGPYTNDLDFMRRLFKEFESEYLRCNFDTGNTFIAGHNPLDYLKALRKYIVHCHIKDVSGALAAAARGEETGIGCSIVPIGGGVNAQNIRRCLDYLNQTRWDGVVSIECHGSDENIAASVKWMKAAVKAKRSPQQQK comes from the coding sequence ATGATTCACCTGGGGCTGCATACTGACAACTGGAGGCCGTTGAGCGTCGGGTTCGAAGCGGCGTGTGAAAAGATCGCCGCCACGGGCCTCAAGCATATCGAGTTCTGCGCCATCCACGGCCAGAACTTTATCGCGGCGCTGGGCTACGATCCCGGTGTCTCTTTGCAATCCAACCCGCGCGCCCTCCGTCGCTTCCTCGACAAGCGCAATCTCCGAGTTTCGCAGATCGATGGGTCCTATCCGATGATGGGGCCGAACGGCTCCGCCTACGGCGTGCAGTACGTCACGCAGAGCATCCGCTTCGCCGCCGAACTGGGCTGCCCGATGGTGGACACCGTGGACGGCGCGTTCGAGACACCCGGCCTGACCCGCAAGGAGGTCTTCCGCGTCACCTGCGATAACTACCGCCAGTGTCTCGCCTGGGCGGAAGACTACAAGGTCGTCATTAATGTCGAACCGCATGGCCCCTACACGAACGACCTCGATTTCATGCGGCGTCTGTTCAAGGAATTCGAGTCCGAATATCTGCGCTGCAATTTTGACACGGGCAACACGTTCATCGCCGGCCACAATCCGCTGGACTACCTCAAGGCGCTGCGCAAATACATCGTACATTGTCACATCAAGGACGTCAGCGGCGCGTTGGCGGCGGCGGCACGCGGCGAGGAGACCGGCATCGGCTGCAGCATCGTGCCGATTGGCGGCGGCGTGAACGCGCAGAACATCCGGCGCTGTCTCGATTATTTGAACCAGACGCGCTGGGACGGCGTCGTTTCGATCGAGTGTCACGGCTCGGATGAAAACATCGCGGCCAGCGTCAAGTGGATGAAAGCGGCGGTCAAGGCGAAGCGGTCGCCGCAACAGCAAAAGTAA
- a CDS encoding sugar phosphate isomerase/epimerase, translated as MRKFCRTVLALAATFLAAHDTTAAPTNAFFPFCIDWHDAKKRNFEEQAEMLKELGYDGVGHIWLDKVEERIKTLDAAGLRLFQITMVVDVAPGKTPYDTARFKEVCAAVKGRQMQFDLLLNGRKPSDPSVDPRAVEILREMSDLARDSGSQLLLYPHLGSWVERIEDSLRVADKVDRPNVGVMFNLCHWLRVDKQRDYKPLLRQALPRLWAVSINGADEFDDQPGWDHYIQPLDKGSFDIAAFLRTLRDLGYTGPIGLQCYGIGGDARDHLARSINTWRRLNSTPQKVELNK; from the coding sequence ATGAGAAAGTTCTGCCGAACAGTTCTCGCGCTCGCAGCGACATTCCTGGCTGCGCACGACACGACTGCCGCACCCACGAACGCCTTCTTCCCGTTTTGCATCGACTGGCATGACGCCAAGAAGCGCAACTTCGAGGAGCAGGCCGAAATGCTCAAAGAACTGGGCTACGACGGTGTGGGTCACATCTGGCTGGACAAGGTGGAGGAGCGGATCAAGACGCTCGACGCCGCCGGGCTGCGGTTGTTTCAGATCACGATGGTGGTGGACGTCGCGCCGGGCAAGACGCCCTACGACACCGCCCGTTTCAAGGAAGTCTGCGCGGCCGTCAAAGGGCGTCAGATGCAGTTCGATTTGCTCCTCAACGGCAGGAAGCCATCCGACCCTTCCGTCGATCCGCGCGCGGTGGAAATCCTGCGCGAGATGTCCGACCTGGCCCGCGATTCCGGTTCACAGTTGTTGCTCTATCCGCACCTGGGTTCCTGGGTGGAACGCATCGAGGATTCCCTGCGCGTGGCGGACAAGGTGGACCGCCCGAATGTGGGTGTGATGTTCAACCTTTGCCACTGGCTGCGCGTGGACAAGCAGCGCGACTACAAACCACTTTTGCGGCAGGCCCTGCCGCGGTTGTGGGCCGTGTCCATCAACGGTGCCGATGAGTTCGACGACCAGCCCGGGTGGGATCACTACATCCAACCGTTGGACAAAGGATCCTTCGACATCGCTGCGTTCCTGCGCACGCTGCGCGATCTGGGTTACACCGGGCCGATCGGCCTGCAGTGCTACGGCATCGGTGGCGATGCGCGCGATCACCTGGCTCGTTCGATCAACACCTGGCGCCGCTTGAACTCTACCCCGCAGAAAGTCGAACTGAACAAGTGA
- a CDS encoding response regulator, whose translation MDTTSSAVPPPPAGRRRKVLVVDDNAIVLKTLALKLKSNGYDVSTAMDGPEAISFVRKEKPDLILMDVSFPPDVGHGGGVAWDGFLIMDWVRRIEEAKHIPFIVITGGDPVKYEKRSRDAGAVAFFRKPIDHEGLISAIRRTLGETTEPPTPGFDTTNFEI comes from the coding sequence ATGGACACGACTTCTTCCGCGGTCCCTCCACCGCCAGCCGGGCGGCGGCGCAAAGTTCTGGTCGTGGATGATAACGCCATCGTGCTCAAAACACTTGCGCTCAAGCTAAAGTCCAATGGCTATGACGTGTCCACCGCGATGGATGGCCCGGAAGCCATCAGTTTCGTCCGGAAGGAAAAGCCCGATCTCATCCTGATGGACGTCAGTTTCCCACCCGACGTGGGGCATGGTGGCGGCGTGGCGTGGGACGGTTTTCTGATCATGGACTGGGTGCGGCGCATCGAGGAGGCGAAACATATCCCCTTCATCGTCATTACCGGCGGCGACCCGGTGAAATACGAGAAGCGCTCACGGGACGCCGGGGCTGTGGCTTTTTTTCGCAAACCAATCGATCACGAGGGTTTGATCAGCGCAATCCGAAGGACCCTCGGCGAAACGACCGAACCCCCGACTCCCGGCTTCGACACCACAAATTTCGAAATCTGA
- a CDS encoding MFS transporter yields the protein MNKIISTAAAVPPLQTRVHQDVKHLRDLSPQQWKSGIAAWLGWLFDGLDMHLYTLVAAPFVAQLLHVASAADPSVKRYSSWIQASFLIGWALGGGFFGRIGDRLGRSRALSLTILTYALFTGLSFFAQTWWQLMIFRFLAALGIGGEWAVGASLLSETWPRRWRPWIAAVLQTGVNLGVLLACLATYLMADLKPRYVFLVGILPALIVYWIRRNVPEPEEWHAAKLKALHHEPGVAELFRGDVRRITVLTIIVCASSLSAWWAFMFWHPQHLFNLPELSSWLEADRKKLMSTTFFTVISTSIIGNFVAGWFAKLFGYRRTIAVMFFCFVLAMLGAFGQPHHYKALVWFWFPAVGFCSGVFGLFTMFMPPLFPTLLRTTGAGFCYNIGRIAAAFGTVFFGLFSKVGDFRTALLFAGSLFLPAAIVALFLPEPPDEPTPSMPLE from the coding sequence TTGAACAAAATAATTTCAACCGCTGCCGCCGTCCCGCCGCTCCAAACTCGCGTCCACCAGGATGTCAAACACCTGCGCGACCTCTCGCCGCAACAATGGAAATCCGGCATCGCCGCGTGGCTGGGCTGGTTGTTCGACGGGCTGGACATGCATCTCTACACGCTGGTGGCGGCCCCGTTCGTGGCGCAACTGCTGCACGTTGCCAGCGCCGCGGATCCTTCCGTCAAGCGTTACAGTTCCTGGATTCAGGCGTCGTTTCTCATCGGCTGGGCCCTGGGCGGCGGGTTCTTCGGGCGCATTGGCGACCGGCTGGGACGCAGTCGCGCGCTGAGTCTGACGATTCTGACTTATGCGCTGTTTACGGGCCTCTCCTTTTTCGCGCAAACGTGGTGGCAATTGATGATCTTCCGTTTTCTGGCGGCGCTCGGCATTGGCGGCGAATGGGCGGTGGGCGCGTCGTTGTTGTCCGAGACGTGGCCGCGTCGCTGGCGACCGTGGATCGCCGCCGTGTTGCAGACCGGTGTCAACCTCGGCGTTTTGCTGGCTTGCCTGGCGACGTATCTGATGGCCGACTTGAAACCGCGCTACGTTTTTCTGGTTGGAATTCTGCCGGCCTTGATCGTTTACTGGATTCGGCGCAACGTGCCGGAGCCGGAGGAATGGCACGCGGCGAAATTGAAGGCGCTACATCACGAGCCGGGCGTCGCGGAACTTTTTCGCGGCGATGTTCGGCGCATCACTGTGTTGACGATCATTGTCTGCGCATCGTCGCTGTCCGCCTGGTGGGCGTTCATGTTCTGGCATCCGCAACATTTGTTCAACCTGCCCGAACTTTCCTCCTGGTTGGAAGCCGACCGCAAGAAACTGATGAGCACAACGTTTTTCACCGTCATCTCCACGTCGATCATCGGCAACTTCGTCGCCGGCTGGTTCGCAAAACTTTTTGGTTATCGGCGGACGATCGCCGTGATGTTTTTTTGTTTTGTGCTGGCGATGTTGGGAGCGTTCGGTCAGCCGCATCATTACAAAGCGCTCGTCTGGTTCTGGTTTCCGGCGGTGGGTTTTTGTTCGGGTGTTTTCGGATTGTTTACCATGTTCATGCCGCCGTTGTTTCCAACGCTCTTGCGAACCACGGGGGCGGGGTTCTGTTACAACATCGGGCGTATCGCCGCGGCCTTCGGCACCGTATTTTTCGGATTGTTCTCCAAGGTGGGCGATTTTCGAACTGCGCTTTTGTTCGCCGGCTCGTTGTTTCTCCCCGCCGCCATCGTGGCGCTTTTTCTGCCCGAGCCGCCGGATGAACCGACGCCGAGCATGCCGCTGGAATAG
- a CDS encoding type II toxin-antitoxin system VapC family toxin, which produces MIFVDTGALLGRYLIGDQYHQAALDLWEKVRRRGEHCITSNFILDETATLLARRSSYRFAAAKARIIYSSELFQIFRPGMVEELEALELFEKYADQEVSFTDCISFVLMRKENVHRAFTFDAHFERVGFRLWA; this is translated from the coding sequence ATGATTTTCGTTGATACAGGCGCCCTGCTTGGGCGTTACCTGATCGGCGACCAGTATCATCAAGCAGCGCTCGACTTATGGGAGAAGGTGCGGCGCAGAGGAGAACACTGTATTACCAGCAATTTTATTCTGGACGAAACCGCTACCTTACTGGCTCGTCGCAGCAGCTATCGTTTTGCTGCGGCAAAAGCGCGAATCATCTACTCGTCCGAATTGTTCCAGATTTTCCGGCCAGGCATGGTGGAAGAACTGGAGGCTCTGGAATTGTTTGAAAAATATGCGGATCAGGAGGTAAGCTTCACCGATTGCATTTCGTTTGTTCTAATGCGCAAAGAAAATGTTCACCGAGCATTTACCTTTGATGCTCATTTTGAACGCGTCGGTTTCAGGCTATGGGCATGA